The DNA sequence GTTTACCGTAAGTAGTATCAGCTTCAGCATGTGCATAATCAATGTCAGCACGTAATGTATGAAGCGGAACAGTTCCTTCACTATAGTGTTCAGCACGCGCGATATCAGCGCCACCTAAACGACCAGATACTTGTGTTTTAATACCTTTTGCACCAGCGCGCATTGTGCGTTGGATTGATTGTTTTTGAGCACGACGGAATGATACGCGGTTCTCAAGTTGACGAGCGATGTTTTCAGCTACTAATTTAGCGTCAAGATCTGCACGTTTGATTTCAATAATGTTGATATGCACACGTTTACCAGTTACTTCAGTTAAGTGTTTACGTAAGTTTTCTACTTCCGTACCACCTTTACCGATAACCATACCTGGTTTCGCAGTGTGAATAGTGATGTTTACGCGATTTGCAGCGCGTTCGATCTCTACTTTAGATACAGATGCATCTTTAAGTTTAGTTTCGATATATTTACGTACTTTGATGTCTTCGTGTAATAAGTTAGCGTAGTCTTTCTCAGCGAACCACTTTGACTCCCAGTCACGAATAACACCAACACGTAGTCCTATTGGATGTACTTTTTGACCCACGGATTAAACCTCCTTCTTCTCAGATACCACGATTGTAATGTGGCTAGTACGTTTGTTGATTGCCGACGCACGACCTTGTGCACGTGGACGGAAACGTTTTAATGTTGGACCTTCATCAACAAAGATTTCAGATACAACTAAGTTATTAACATCTAACTCATAGTTATGTTCAGCGTTAGCAACTGCAGATTTTAATACTTTCTCAACGACTGGAGACGCCGCTTTTGGAGTATGACGTAAAATTGCAACTGCTTCACCAATTTGCTTGCCTCGGATTAAGTCTACTACTAGACGTACTTTACGAGGAGCGATACGAACTGTACGAGCGATAGCTTTAGCTTGTGTCATTAGGATTTACCTCCTCTCAAAATTAGCGTCTTGTTTTCTTGTCATCTGCACCGTGACCTTTATAAGTACGAGTTGGTGCGAACTCACCAAGTTTATGACCTACCATATCTTCAGTTACGTATACAGGAACGTGTTTACGTCCATCATATACAGCGATTGTTAAACCGATGAAGTTTGGGAAGATAGTAGAACGGCGAGACCAAGTTTTAATAACCTGTTTTTTCTCAGAAGCCTCTTGTGCTTCCACCTTTTTCATTAGGTGGTCATCAACAAAAGGTCCTTTCTTTAAGCTGCGACCCATTTAGGAACCTCCCT is a window from the Solibacillus isronensis genome containing:
- the rpsC gene encoding 30S ribosomal protein S3, translated to MGQKVHPIGLRVGVIRDWESKWFAEKDYANLLHEDIKVRKYIETKLKDASVSKVEIERAANRVNITIHTAKPGMVIGKGGTEVENLRKHLTEVTGKRVHINIIEIKRADLDAKLVAENIARQLENRVSFRRAQKQSIQRTMRAGAKGIKTQVSGRLGGADIARAEHYSEGTVPLHTLRADIDYAHAEADTTYGKLGVKVWIYRGEVLPTKKNSVEGGK
- the rplV gene encoding 50S ribosomal protein L22, which encodes MTQAKAIARTVRIAPRKVRLVVDLIRGKQIGEAVAILRHTPKAASPVVEKVLKSAVANAEHNYELDVNNLVVSEIFVDEGPTLKRFRPRAQGRASAINKRTSHITIVVSEKKEV
- the rpsS gene encoding 30S ribosomal protein S19; translation: MGRSLKKGPFVDDHLMKKVEAQEASEKKQVIKTWSRRSTIFPNFIGLTIAVYDGRKHVPVYVTEDMVGHKLGEFAPTRTYKGHGADDKKTRR